Proteins encoded in a region of the Flavobacteriales bacterium TMED191 genome:
- a CDS encoding sodium:proton antiporter, which yields MNSILTFLPIITLIFLLFSNLIYFENTMNGPNQIALLVTAFLGSLIALKRGYNIKEIIFGVKTSIYSSINAITILLIIGGLTSTWILSGVVPAMIYYGIELINPEYFLFSTCIICAIVSISTGSSWTTAATIGIALMSIGELLLIPRGLTAGAIISGAYFGDKMSPLSETTNLAPSVSGSSLMEHIKYMTYTTIPSIFITLICFFFIGINSNYTDISINETKSFLDAIESKFYVGWELFTLPLIIIVLIYNGISARITLLIGLFTGLIIAXLFQQELIKEINLHTNATTLSTLIETIFIGTNIQIEHDAVSKLLSKSGVLGMVWIVILVITAMIFGGVMHAGGFLKRITDLILSKSSSNLKLIQSTAGSCIFFNITTCDQYXAIVIPGRMYKEIYQDHKLHSTNLSRTIEDTGTVTSVLVPWNSCAAYHAEILSINPLAYLPYCFFNIISPFMTLLFAYFNIRIKKRNG from the coding sequence ATGAATAGCATTCTAACTTTCTTACCAATCATAACTTTAATATTTTTATTATTTTCTAATTTAATATATTTTGAAAATACAATGAATGGTCCTAATCAAATTGCTTTATTAGTGACCGCTTTTTTAGGTTCATTAATTGCATTAAAAAGAGGCTATAATATCAAGGAAATTATATTTGGTGTCAAAACAAGCATATACTCATCAATTAATGCTATAACAATTCTTTTAATTATCGGTGGATTGACTTCAACTTGGATATTATCTGGTGTTGTTCCAGCAATGATTTATTATGGAATCGAGTTAATAAACCCAGAATACTTTCTATTTTCCACATGTATTATTTGCGCTATAGTATCAATTTCAACAGGAAGTTCATGGACAACTGCAGCAACAATTGGAATTGCACTTATGAGTATTGGAGAATTATTATTAATACCAAGAGGTTTAACAGCTGGGGCAATTATTTCAGGAGCTTATTTTGGAGATAAAATGTCTCCGCTGTCTGAAACAACAAATCTTGCTCCATCTGTATCTGGAAGTAGCTTAATGGAGCATATAAAATATATGACATATACAACTATACCTTCAATCTTTATTACTCTAATATGTTTCTTTTTTATTGGTATCAATTCCAATTATACAGATATTTCAATTAATGAAACTAAATCCTTCTTAGATGCTATAGAATCTAAATTTTACGTAGGATGGGAGCTATTTACTCTTCCTTTGATAATAATAGTGTTAATATATAATGGAATATCGGCCAGAATAACATTGTTAATTGGTTTATTCACAGGTCTAATTATTGCTNTACTATTTCAACAAGAATTAATTAAAGAAATTAATTTACATACTAATGCTACAACACTTTCTACATTAATAGAAACAATTTTTATTGGAACAAATATTCAAATAGAACATGATGCAGTTAGCAAATTATTATCAAAAAGTGGTGTTTTAGGAATGGTTTGGATTGTTATCCTAGTTATCACAGCAATGATATTCGGTGGTGTAATGCATGCAGGCGGTTTTCTTAAAAGAATAACTGATTTAATATTATCAAAGTCATCATCTAATCTAAAATTAATTCAATCAACAGCAGGCTCTTGTATATTCTTTAATATTACAACTTGTGATCAATACTTNGCTATTGTCATTCCAGGAAGAATGTATAAAGAAATTTATCAGGACCACAAATTACACTCTACAAATTTAAGTCGAACAATTGAAGATACAGGTACTGTAACATCAGTTTTAGTACCATGGAATTCATGTGCTGCATATCATGCTGAAATACTTTCAATTAATCCATTAGCATATCTTCCATATTGTTTTTTTAATATTATTTCTCCATTTATGACTTTATTATTTGCTTATTTTAATATTAGAATAAAAAAACGAAATGGCTAA
- the maf gene encoding septum formation protein Maf, translating to MEILNTKKTITLGSKSPRRTELMKLMGFPFKVKKLEVNEDYPKSLSPSKVAVYLSEKKANNYSVKKNEILICADTIVYNNNMILGKPKSNNEAEIMLSHLSNQQHFVVTGVTFKLINKSVSIYDKSSVYFKKLSTKEIRYYIENFNPLDKAGGYGIQDWIGLIAIKKISGSFYNVMGLPTHKVYEQLIKLLNE from the coding sequence ATGGAAATATTAAATACTAAAAAAACCATTACTTTAGGTTCTAAATCTCCAAGAAGAACTGAATTAATGAAGCTAATGGGGTTCCCTTTCAAAGTAAAAAAACTAGAAGTAAATGAGGATTATCCAAAGTCACTATCACCATCTAAAGTAGCTGTTTACTTATCAGAAAAAAAAGCTAACAACTACTCAGTAAAAAAAAACGAAATTTTAATTTGTGCTGACACAATTGTATATAACAATAATATGATACTTGGCAAACCTAAGTCAAATAATGAAGCTGAGATTATGTTATCACATCTCTCCAATCAACAGCATTTTGTTGTCACTGGTGTAACATTTAAATTAATTAACAAAAGTGTTTCTATTTATGACAAAAGTTCTGTCTATTTTAAAAAACTATCTACAAAAGAGATTAGATATTATATAGAAAATTTTAATCCACTAGATAAAGCTGGTGGATATGGAATTCAAGACTGGATAGGATTAATTGCAATAAAAAAAATTTCAGGATCCTTTTATAATGTTATGGGACTACCTACACACAAAGTATACGAACAATTAATCAAATTATTAAATGAATAG
- a CDS encoding 3-deoxy-D-manno-octulosonate 8-phosphate phosphatase: MKSNYKNKLKKIKAFILDVDGVLTNGGLIIYPDGKFLRQMNAKDGYAIKLAIKHGYIIGVITGGREQNIKTRLXHLGVKEVFLGAHNKXPILKEFLKKHNLHKDDVMYMGDDIPDLEVLKHVGFSCCPFDASFDVQNICDYISMKKGGEGCVRDVIEQTLRVTDKWNLDGNIKY; the protein is encoded by the coding sequence ATGAAAAGTAATTATAAAAATAAATTAAAGAAAATTAAAGCATTTATATTAGATGTTGACGGAGTCTTAACAAATGGTGGTTTGATTATTTATCCAGATGGNAAATTTTTACGTCAAATGAATGCAAAAGATGGATATGCAATAAAATTGGCTATTAAACACGGATATATTATAGGTGTAATTACTGGTGGCAGAGAGCAAAATATAAAAACAAGGCTAGANCATCTAGGTGTAAAAGAAGTTTTTTTAGGAGCACACAATAAANTACCTATATTAAAAGAATTTTTAAAAAAACATAACCTACACAAAGATGATGTAATGTATATGGGTGATGATATTCCTGATTTAGAAGTACTAAAGCATGTAGGTTTCAGTTGCTGTCCATTTGATGCATCTTTTGATGTTCAAAATATATGCGACTATATTTCTATGAAAAAAGGAGGTGAAGGTTGTGTTCGTGATGTGATTGAGCAAACTCTAAGAGTAACCGATAAATGGAATTTAGATGGAAATATTAAATACTAA
- a CDS encoding DUF2520 domain-containing protein — MINSISFIGSGNVATQFALSFHSVGVKIINIFSRNKITGKQLARKVNANYISEIKNIKECDLIMICVNDDSIKKIADXLPNVLMIHTSGCTSLDVFVNKNNFGVIYPIQTLTKDIKVDFKKIPICIEANNKITEKKLNKLLSKVSXCINIMNSKNRKLLHLAAVISCNFSNYCYLIAQNILEEQNIDFNLLNHLIKHTADKNTKSKAYENLTGPARRGDLMTIQNHIDLINNIKYKKIYKLLSDSILNEYKKKL, encoded by the coding sequence ATGATTAATAGTATTTCATTTATTGGATCCGGTAATGTTGCAACACAATTTGCATTATCATTTCACTCTGTTGGTGTTAAAATAATTAATATTTTTTCAAGGAACAAAATTACCGGCAAACAACTAGCTAGAAAAGTAAATGCTAATTATATAAGTGAAATTAAAAATATAAAAGAATGTGATTTAATTATGATCTGTGTAAATGATGATAGCATCAAAAAAATTGCAGATATNCTCCCTAATGTATTAATGATTCATACATCAGGATGTACNTCNTTAGATGTTTTCGTTAATAAAAATAATTTTGGTGTAATTTACCCTATACAAACTTTAACAAAAGATATTAAAGTTGACTTTAAAAAAATTCCAATTTGCATTGAAGCCAATAATAAAATAACAGAAAAAAAACTGAATAAATTATTATCAAAAGTCTCTNCTTGTATAAATATAATGAATTCAAAAAATAGAAAACTATTACATTTAGCGGCTGTTATTTCATGTAACTTCTCTAATTACTGTTATTTAATTGCACAAAATATTTTAGAAGAACAAAATATTGATTTTAATTTATTAAATCATTTAATTAAACACACAGCAGATAAAAACACAAAAAGCAAAGCATATGAAAATCTAACAGGACCAGCTAGAAGAGGTGATTTAATGACTATACAGAATCATATAGATTTAATAAACAATATAAAATATAAAAAAATATATAAATTGTTATCTGACAGCATTTTAAATGAATATAAAAAAAAATTATAA